AGTATGGTCGGAGCAAAAGCCACCCACGAAATGGCACCGCTCGGGGCTCAGAGACGATAGGATTTATCCCTGGTTCGGCGGACAGCACCCCTGCCAGCAGACATGCCTGTGGCTCGTGTGCCTCCATGGGCTGGAGTGGCTGTAAGGCTCTTATCTGCTGTATACTGACCTGTGGGTTTTATGGCAGCAGagagccctgcctgcctgtaaaTGAGAGCTCCACAGACCACCCCCCTAAAGCAGGCAGTGAGCCTCACCCTCCTAATGGCATGGCGGTGACCAACCCCACCTGCGGGATCCCTTTGGAGCCCAGCAAGTCTACCAAAGCCTCTAAATTGCCCACAAGTGACAGCTTCCGCTACCCGGATGTGCGCATCGCAGGTCAGACGGTCAGGTATCCAGTTGCTGCCCCCAAACGAACCCGTACGCCCGGCAGGGGGGAGACACAGCGGCCTGTCAGCAACACCAGCCTGTTGTCCCGTGACGACTATGACCTGGATGACCTGAGCGACACAGGCACAGACATTGACTCTCTGATCACCAAGAAGCTGCTGGAGCTCTACGCCCTGCACCAGATTGACCAGCTGGCCAAGTGCACCTCTGACTCCTCTTTCTCCCGCAAGACCAACGAGATCAGCGAGCTCATCTACAGCATCGCTCAGGACTACAACCTGGAGGAGCAGGAGGCCGAGTGCAAGCTGGTGCACGGGGTCATCCGCATCAGCACCCGAAAGGGCAAGAGGAACAAGAGCCATCAGTCGACAGGGCAGCGTCCCAACGGGAGGAACGACGGGACCCTCCCTGACAGCGGAAACGAGACCATGACCAACACTTTAGTTAGCAGTGACTGTAAGAATGCCTTTAAAGTGTTTAAAATTATGAATTACTTCTTCTGACCGTTTTTTCTGACTGACAGACTAAATATGCCAATAATCTGATCTGTCTTCCCTAAATGACTCATAGTGTCTGTTGGAGCACTGCTTTTGTTTGGcttatagttttttttaaagCCCTAATACAACAGGCAGTGACCTAGCAGTAATTGGTTCATCTGAGGCAAGTTGATACAGGTTACGCTTGTCTTGGAAAACGTGTTGCACAATGGCCAAGTTGACCGGATTTATTCTTAAATGAGTGTTCATTCATCTGCTTGCGCTAATTTTGTCTTTCCTCCCCAGCTTTTTTTCCAGAGGTCAAAGTGTCAGAGCAGACGCCATCGGATGAGCTGGCGAGGAAAATGAGACATTACAGCGGGAGAAGTGAGTACATATTTTAGAACTGGGGTGCAGTTAGGCCTGGCAATATGGCCAAAAGCTTTTATCCCGATAGGCCATTTTATATGTCAATACATGTATTAATTGATATCCTAATATAGCCTGTTTCGTGTTAATACATTATATAAATAAAGGGCAAAGCATAGTTGACGTTTAATTCTGTGTAAATGAAATACTTGGCATATGAGAAGTACAGAGTTGTTTTTTATGTGATCAAAATGACAATAATATTGAAATTGTAAAAAAGAAATAATATATTCAGCTATCTACTGATTTACAAGCATGCACATAAATACAATGTGTTCAGATTAAGTCTAGTGGTTTGACTAACTGACTGAGTTTGATCTTACTTTCTGAGAAATGTGAGGTGGTATGTTCTTCAATCAATTTATGCATCACAATTTATCAATATTTGATATCTTTGCTATATATTGCCATCGAAAAGCGACACATTATCATATTGTATTGTCACCATACATGTATGTCTCACTTTGGGTAACATTTAAATACACGTGTGAAGAATTCATAGTTGGAAAAAAGTGTACAAGCATTCGGATAGCAGTTAGAGATATTGCAAATGTTCCTGTTAATTGAATGCATTGTGCTGACGGAGATGCAGTCCCATTTGTCCCTATCGTTGAGCTATAATTACTCCCTCTGTGAAGCAGTGTGTGGAGTGCAGGTCTTTGGATTCCATTGTACCGGCTGCAGCTGCAAGCATTCTCTCACCTTCTCTCTACTTTCCTGTAACATGCCATTCTTTAAGCAGTGAAACTCCCACATTCCTGTCCTTTTCTCTGCATATTACAATCCCTCGCTcattagcccccccccccacttcatCCACCACCTTACACCTACCTATCAACCTGCCTCATTCTCCCCTGCAGCTCAGCGGTCATGCTACACCACCTGCCACAGCAGCAGATCGAGTCACATTAAATATACGCCTCATAATGTCCCATGGTTTACTACGTCATTTTGGCCCACAACTTTAGGTACGGATGGATTACTGTGCAGCAGCCTCTTCTCTTTTTTGGTGTTCAGTGGAGAGGCGGTTAAAAACCAGGGGTGTCCCATTACACGTCTTTGAATTGTGTTTCCTAAACTTTCACATCATGGCCCGGGAATGTGTTGTCGTCCCGGGTTAAACTCTTGTGTGTCGCAGTTGTGCATGATATCTACagtgttgtttatatttctATGACTGCTATTCTTTGATTTTCATAGAACTAAACTAAAGTCTTTCTTTTACAGCGTACTCCTCCAGCACCGCCACAGCCTACTCGGCCTACCATCATGACACCGAAATAGACTCTTCAGGCGCTCCTCTTATTCTCTGAAGGGGCACACAGACAAAAACAGTACCTTTCCTGACAAGCAATGTAGCCGATGGACAATGTTATCCCTTTGCTATATTGTTTTGCTGCTGTTACTAAGTGAAGCACATTTTACCCTGGGCGgtggtacttctgcttttagtgGTTAATGTTTGCAATTGGAGTGTCATTTAATTTCATGCACCTTTTATCCCTCCAGCAAGTGACCCACTGAGGAAACAATTATTTTTGTACAAAGCAAAAGACAATGcaggttttttttgttgttgaatgtATGCAGTGTTTAAAGTTGTTTTGAGAAAATGAAACATGACAACACTAATTCAGGCCAGAGGATAGAGACCGATGGTAGAATGTAACCGTCCTCATTCTTGTCTGTGATTGTGTATGCAAGCCATTGTGCGTGAACTGTATATATGTTTGGGGCTTATCCACTCCTGCCATTTAAGTCTCCTTGAAAGCATGTTTTGTCCTGAAAACTACATTGTTAAGCCATACTTTGAtgtacatatttttttatcattgTTACTCTGGGTTTTTTAACCATTTGTGGCATTTCGCCGCAGTTTTTTTATTCACTGtttttaactaaataaaaatCTCCATGCTTGTTTATTCCATTTTGAGTGCATTCAATAATGAAATGCCGTTATATGCATACAATAATTGTGTTTAACTCATCTATTTCACATTTTGGCTTATAGAAAATGGGACATACTGCTTGACGTTTGCAGAgctttgttttaatgttctttCACCAcataatataaaataattgCCATTTTGCACAATTTTCTCTCATATATCAACAAATCCTTTATTCCCAGGATTTTCTAATGCTTTAGCCTACTTCTCCTCTTTATGTCTTGGAATTATTGTTGTCAAGCTCGTCTCCCTGAGGTCACAGTGTTGCAGCAGGCAGCCTTTTCCGCCCTCAGCAAAAGAAAGAACTCGTTTGGCTGGTTCTgacaaaaaggaaataaaacctAGAGGATTGTCTTTGTAATTTGTTGCAAAGGGAAGAAGCAGTGCACAAATCCAGAACTACTCCTTTGGTTAAAAATAATGAAACTTCATGAACCATAATGTCTGTTGATGCTACTGTCAATTAAAATGTGTAAAAGCTAATATAATTAGCCACAAAGCAATACAACATAGTAAGACTTCTGAATTGTAGGACTATGGAACATATTGAAACTGCACAGAAGATAGCTGCAGTAGCATCAAGAGAACAATTCTAAATTCTGGTTTATCACGATATTGGTGACAAGACTTTTCCTTTAGATTATTACAAATACTTAACGAAGTGCATTGAACTACAAACGAGCAGTTCCTCTGAATTCTCCTGGGCCAAATGCTGAGTTGTTATAGTTTGTGTTGTGTTGAAGTAGCCCTGTGTAACCCAATTTCCTCTAGCTCTCTGCCCCCGCCAGCACATTCCTGTTTTACCTGTATGAGGTGTCAAGTAAAAGCTCACTGTTTCACAACTAGCATACCACAGGTTAAGACTAATCAAAAGGGCTTGTTCCAATCAAATCTAACCTGCAGATTAACAAACTCAGATTTTATTCAAGGatactttattcagcattcAGATTTTCCTTTACTTATTTTTAAAATCTGATTCTTGTTTTGTGTGgagcttttcttttttgtgaACAACAATGGCAGGTTCACTTGTTTACTGTGTCTTTGTGATCATAGTCTTTATAGTAACATGAGAAGTCCATTGTTTACCATGAGAGGGAGACAAAGTACCTAACATACAAAGGGGGCTTACTTTCCtgaatatatataatatgtacatatatattatatataaatcaATTGAGCTCTGTGAAAAGTTGTAATCACATGTTTTTAAAGTCTCCCCTCAAGAGAAAGATACTCACCACTGATATGTTGAACTCACAGTTTGGTTTCAGGACAATCTGGTAAAACGAGAAAGAGAACACATCATGCATGAATCAGATGTGGTTTCTTAATTTGAGTTTAAGCAATACCAACCAAGTATGAGCTACATTCTCAGTGTCACCTTACTATTTTAAAGATGCCTACAATTTAGATTAgtttatgtttatttatttaaaggacagtgcacattaatccaCTTTGCTGTAAATGAGCCAGTAGCCATGGCTAATTTTCAACTGTTGTCCTTGGCAAGATGTTAAATGACCACAACAAGACTagagaaataaaaacataattaaatagaGTACAGTAGACAACAGCagtacaataaataaatagcagattaagaaaataaccaacagtggtgtaaagtaactaagtacatttactcaagcaatgttcttaagtacaattttgagatacttgtactttacttgagtatttcaatattttgctactttgtactggtattccactacaattatttaagaccttaacttactttacagatttggattaatgatgtgaaatataatcaacacttaaataagactttagttacacctggagtaaattcacaagctaccctgcagtatacaaagtcattaaaactagctgcacctttaccagctttgataacactttaatgatcaataattataaaacatatcatatatattattctgaaatggaccgaactgcataatgagtacttttacttttggtattttaattatatttgatgctaatacttttctacttttacttgagtaacattttgaatgcaggacttttacctgtaacagagtattcctaccctctggtacttctacttttactcaagtacaagatctgagtactttttccaCCAATGATAACCAGACATACTGTATTACAATATGTTAATTTCTAAATAGGTATGCTTTATTTAAGATTCATCACAAATTAGTGAAATGGTTTTCTGAAACCCATAATCACCCATATTAGTATTTTTAGGGATAACGTcttttttgtttcatttctaGGAAATTCACATAACACGTTTGCTTTCAGGTCTTGACAAGAACTTAAAATAAAGGGACTTGAGCACACTTCCACAACATGTCGGTATTGATCTGTAAGTCTTACATACAAATAGTGTGGCTTGCTGTGAGGATTTAAAAGACTACAAAACATCACTGTAATGTTCatttacaaaaatatatttattagaAATGTTCTGTATATTCAGACTTATTTACAACATTAAGGCAAGTAGAAAATATCTTCCACATAAGATGCAGAATATGAACAGTGGGTACAGTCTCTCTTTTTGTAAAAATTCTGCCTTTCAACTTCAGTGGATAACAGATTTTCCGACTAGGCTGTGCTTCAATGCAATACAAGCAATTCATATTCACCAATTGACAGTAGTGTTGTAATTGCTTTTTTTTAGTAGTCCGCTGTCAAAAATTCCATCATTTTATGAGGAAACATTGTTCAGGTTGGTCAGCGAGAAGTCCTGCATCAACACTGCTAAGACCATTGGATTCAACTTTCTTCAGTCCACCTGTCCTGGTCTATCTGCAGAAGAGCATGTCCACCAACAGCTCCAGCAGATCAGCCTGGCCTATCACGGGCCGGAAGAAGAGTTCAGTGATGAGGCTGGGTGTGATGCTCTGCAGCATGGAGGCTGTGAGGAGGATCCGAGCAAAGCGCTCCTGGTCCCCTGGGTGAAGGAGCTGGACCATCGCACTGAGGGCGTGCTGAGCCTCCTGCTGCAAGCCTTCCACAAACACAGCTGCCTTTAAATATGGAACATCTGTTGAAAGTAAAGACCGAAAATTAGACACTGTCACAGACATGTATAAAGCAGTTTTCTTACTCCTGGGAACtaagtatttgtatttaatttaataaataaagATGAATTCATACCTGGATTGAATATCGTGGTCCCTTTGAGGTATGCATACTCCTTTGGACTCAAATCCAAACTCCAAAACTTTTTAAGACAGGACCTAAGTTTGCTGACCCCAGACATGGTGGGCTGCTTCCTCTCCATATCGGGGCTCTCCTGGCGGTTTAGGAGAATCCTTTTCAGCATGCTGTCAGCAGGTGTGTCCGTCACCTCAAAGTTCACTTGCTCCTGGGCCAGACCCAGGATGAAGAGCGGTGCCCAGCAGCTTTTGAGAAGTATGAACTGGTCATTTGGTGGCATCTGGTTAAAAGCAGGTAAGTTCTTCATGAAATGGACAGTCTTAACCAGAACTGCTGACGCTTCTTTGCAGACCTCGGAGGGTCTTTTCAAGCACACTGTCCTTCGCAGCTCACAGTTGCATCGGTGAGGTATTGAATTGTAGTTTAAGCAGTTTTGGTTTGGCTTGCTGTTATCCATTTGGCTCAGGATGTTGTACAGGATAGGGTTCGAAAACCTGTCGCTGCTGGGTGCACAATGACACCTGTTATCCATTTTGTCTTTGATTGATTGAGATCTGTGTAGTTAAATTGTAAGAGACCTCTCAAATGATGGGCTCTCCAAGAGCTTGTGAGTACTGCTGCTGCATCTTCCAGTGCCCTCGTATTTATAGGACCGACCCAGCCTACTAGGCGGACCTTGACTTGTCAATATACTCTGAAAAACAACCATGTGCTCTGCCAGATGACTGATGGCATAACCCTGGGAAACCGATAAGCTTTTCTCAATGAAAAGGAGCTGCTAGAGTAATGCCTAGATATCAACAGCAGGGTAGGGCCTTATCTTGTAGCCGGTGTCATTAACCCAGGCAGTACCAAGCTACCAAGGACTGCACGGGTAATCAGCGCCACGCCGTGTCCCTGCACCCTGCCAGCTCACACCTGGGAGCTGGAAGGAGGCCAAAGCAGAGCGGGGTCATTGACCTATAAGT
This genomic window from Pseudochaenichthys georgianus chromosome 16, fPseGeo1.2, whole genome shotgun sequence contains:
- the kdf1a gene encoding keratinocyte differentiation factor 1, giving the protein MPGHSSGAPQASRQHKHHSSSSKYRQTRTISRDSTTSQDSCKDPHVEHKHEHHADHSRHSDNKYGRSKSHPRNGTARGSETIGFIPGSADSTPASRHACGSCASMGWSGCKALICCILTCGFYGSREPCLPVNESSTDHPPKAGSEPHPPNGMAVTNPTCGIPLEPSKSTKASKLPTSDSFRYPDVRIAGQTVRYPVAAPKRTRTPGRGETQRPVSNTSLLSRDDYDLDDLSDTGTDIDSLITKKLLELYALHQIDQLAKCTSDSSFSRKTNEISELIYSIAQDYNLEEQEAECKLVHGVIRISTRKGKRNKSHQSTGQRPNGRNDGTLPDSGNETMTNTLVSSDSFFPEVKVSEQTPSDELARKMRHYSGRTYSSSTATAYSAYHHDTEIDSSGAPLIL
- the nr0b2a gene encoding nuclear receptor subfamily 0 group B member 2a — translated: MDNRCHCAPSSDRFSNPILYNILSQMDNSKPNQNCLNYNSIPHRCNCELRRTVCLKRPSEVCKEASAVLVKTVHFMKNLPAFNQMPPNDQFILLKSCWAPLFILGLAQEQVNFEVTDTPADSMLKRILLNRQESPDMERKQPTMSGVSKLRSCLKKFWSLDLSPKEYAYLKGTTIFNPDVPYLKAAVFVEGLQQEAQHALSAMVQLLHPGDQERFARILLTASMLQSITPSLITELFFRPVIGQADLLELLVDMLFCR